A part of Limihaloglobus sulfuriphilus genomic DNA contains:
- a CDS encoding Trp family transcriptional regulator — translation MSDDKDLLEIIAEMDDPAELGKFFQELFTKSEIEKFKKRWKLIKLIDQGMPQREIAKKMRISLCKITRGSKILKDKNSITRQLLGH, via the coding sequence ATGTCAGATGATAAAGATTTATTGGAAATCATTGCAGAAATGGATGATCCCGCTGAGCTTGGTAAATTTTTCCAGGAGCTTTTTACCAAATCTGAAATCGAAAAATTCAAAAAACGCTGGAAGCTCATAAAGCTGATTGACCAGGGTATGCCGCAGCGTGAGATAGCAAAAAAAATGCGAATCAGCCTTTGTAAAATCACTCGCGGCTCGAAAATACTCAAGGATAAAAATTCCATTACCAGACAATTGCTTGGGCATTGA
- a CDS encoding aldo/keto reductase: MKYTKLGRSNLTVSRVCLGTMHFGSATGEKEAFAIMDKALEMGINFFDTANMYGGPDNRGGSETIIGNWLAQGGGRRDRIVLATKVFGNMAGGDLPNEEPGISAYKVRKHAAGSLRRLQTDHIDLYQVHHIDTHITGEEYWGCFDKLVDDGDVLYMGTSNFPGWGLMKFQNMAAARGRLGIISEQTQYNLLSRGPEMEVLPACLELGIGAIPYMPLAGGILTGKTKSQPNTRTANVENEYGISIEGSSQIGAFHKICSDLGEPAHAVAIAWVLSHPAVASPIVGVRKVEHLEGLERAAEIELAPETLAKLNEIFDINKGRPFKPGPAPGAFAW, from the coding sequence ATGAAATACACAAAACTGGGACGTTCAAATCTGACCGTCAGCCGGGTTTGCCTGGGGACGATGCACTTCGGCAGCGCGACCGGCGAAAAAGAGGCCTTCGCCATCATGGACAAGGCCCTCGAGATGGGCATCAACTTTTTTGATACCGCCAACATGTACGGCGGGCCGGATAACCGCGGCGGCAGTGAGACGATAATCGGAAACTGGCTTGCACAGGGCGGCGGCCGGCGCGACAGGATAGTGCTGGCGACAAAAGTGTTCGGCAATATGGCCGGCGGGGATCTGCCCAACGAGGAGCCGGGCATATCCGCGTACAAGGTCAGAAAACACGCCGCCGGTTCACTCCGCAGGCTCCAGACCGACCATATTGACCTGTATCAGGTGCATCACATCGACACGCATATCACCGGCGAGGAGTACTGGGGCTGTTTCGATAAGCTCGTTGATGACGGCGATGTGCTGTATATGGGTACGAGCAATTTCCCCGGCTGGGGGCTGATGAAGTTCCAGAATATGGCGGCAGCCCGCGGCAGGCTTGGCATCATCTCTGAGCAGACTCAATACAACCTGCTAAGCCGCGGCCCGGAAATGGAAGTTCTGCCGGCGTGCCTTGAGCTGGGCATCGGTGCGATACCATATATGCCGCTGGCCGGCGGAATTCTCACCGGCAAGACAAAATCACAGCCCAACACCCGTACTGCCAACGTTGAAAATGAATACGGCATAAGTATCGAAGGCAGCAGCCAGATTGGGGCTTTCCACAAGATATGCAGCGATCTGGGCGAGCCGGCGCATGCAGTGGCGATAGCCTGGGTGCTTTCTCATCCGGCTGTGGCGTCTCCAATAGTGGGAGTCCGCAAGGTTGAACACCTCGAAGGCCTCGAGAGGGCGGCAGAGATCGAGCTTGCCCCGGAGACACTGGCAAAACTCAACGAAATATTCGATATAAACAAGGGCAGACCGTTCAAGCCCGGTCCGGCACCAGGGGCGTTTGCGTGGTAG
- the ribE gene encoding 6,7-dimethyl-8-ribityllumazine synthase: MITEINGQLSAGDARFAVVVSRFNELITSKLLGGAIDSLTRHGAGEDQITVIWVPGAIEIPITAKRLCQSGKFDAVICLGAVIRGSTSHYDYVCQQVSRGVAQINYDTGVPAVFGVLTCETIEQAIERAGTKAGNAGANAAVGAIEMVNVLREIDETL, translated from the coding sequence ATGATAACAGAAATTAATGGACAATTAAGTGCCGGCGATGCCAGGTTTGCTGTCGTAGTAAGCCGGTTCAACGAGCTGATAACCAGCAAGCTGCTTGGCGGCGCGATCGATTCACTCACCCGTCACGGTGCCGGCGAGGATCAGATAACCGTTATCTGGGTTCCCGGAGCGATCGAGATACCCATCACGGCTAAGCGGCTCTGCCAGAGCGGCAAGTTTGACGCGGTAATCTGTTTAGGTGCCGTAATTCGCGGCTCTACAAGCCATTATGACTATGTCTGCCAGCAGGTATCACGCGGCGTAGCACAGATAAACTACGATACCGGAGTACCGGCGGTCTTCGGCGTGCTTACATGTGAGACCATTGAGCAGGCTATTGAACGTGCCGGAACAAAAGCCGGTAACGCCGGCGCAAATGCCGCTGTCGGCGCGATAGAAATGGTAAACGTTCTTCGTGAGATAGATGAGACTCTGTAA